One Pseudonocardia sediminis DNA window includes the following coding sequences:
- a CDS encoding ferritin-like domain-containing protein has product MPDTTAIVSQLRTLEQLTRTENQVARIRVAQARTDGVRRELETNASNAERRIGRIRDALREMRAVPDVVGPVVGSLAALVKSAGEQAQRFDEALLGDLALERQLLDRARYLVALTTTDGPVTVNRLAQELVEAHTETVDWLSTVLAEEALGGPAALRATPLQVVRGGVTQVVRLPARVTADGLNRAGDTIARAGIRARDRMQALAENADRLARDTREVLEVGFDAALDRAEAVTRREGADDTAAALHETRRDRGLLTAGELPVSGYDALSGKDAVTAVRALGSVEDVQAVARYEEKHKNRTGVVTAARNRHAEMAKATVAS; this is encoded by the coding sequence GTGCCCGATACCACCGCGATCGTCTCCCAGCTCCGCACCCTGGAGCAGCTCACCCGTACCGAGAACCAGGTCGCCCGTATCCGGGTCGCCCAGGCCCGTACCGACGGCGTCCGCCGCGAGCTGGAGACCAACGCGAGCAACGCCGAGCGCCGGATCGGCCGGATCCGGGACGCGCTGCGCGAGATGCGCGCCGTCCCGGACGTGGTCGGACCGGTCGTCGGGTCGCTCGCCGCCCTGGTGAAGAGCGCGGGCGAGCAGGCCCAGCGCTTCGACGAGGCGCTGCTCGGTGACCTCGCCCTGGAGCGTCAGCTGCTCGACCGCGCGCGCTACCTCGTCGCTCTGACCACCACCGACGGCCCGGTCACGGTGAACCGGCTGGCCCAGGAGCTGGTCGAGGCGCACACCGAGACCGTCGACTGGCTCTCCACCGTGCTCGCCGAGGAGGCCCTCGGCGGTCCGGCCGCTCTGCGTGCGACGCCGCTGCAGGTCGTCCGCGGCGGCGTCACCCAGGTCGTGCGCCTGCCCGCCCGCGTCACCGCGGACGGTCTCAACCGCGCGGGCGACACCATCGCCCGCGCCGGCATCCGGGCCCGGGACCGCATGCAGGCGCTGGCCGAGAACGCCGACCGCCTCGCCCGCGACACCCGTGAGGTCCTCGAGGTCGGCTTCGACGCCGCACTCGACCGCGCCGAGGCCGTCACCCGCCGCGAGGGGGCCGACGACACGGCCGCCGCGCTGCACGAGACCCGCCGCGACCGCGGCCTGCTCACCGCTGGTGAGCTGCCGGTCTCCGGCTACGACGCGCTGTCGGGCAAGGACGCCGTCACGGCCGTCCGCGCGCTGGGGTCGGTCGAGGACGTCCAGGCCGTCGCCCGGTACGAGGAGAAGCACAAGAACCGGACCGGCGTGGTGACCGCGGCTCGCAACCGCCACGCCGAGATGGCCAAGGCCACTGTGGCGTCCTGA
- a CDS encoding ParA family protein: protein MSKRSRNRRRDDALTRVIAVVNDKGGVGKTSVAANLAGQFAGAGYRCLLIDLNRQANLADDLGFRGSDVDDRGAGLLGSVIAGTPLTPAVDVRPGLDVVCGGARLEDLTPVMVSRLQHHGREAFRVLGDVLAPVAVDYELVFVDCPPESTILTDLALAAARWVLMPTRSDVGGLVGMTLVADRFALAREINARLRLLGVVLFGTGTRSTAVHGEVRSAVEKAFGGNSPWFETTIRHAERSAQDARRLGKLAHELEIAAAAQPAWWEALRMDITAPRLSPTAAGVAGDYRALGVEVLTALQSAEENERDDDRRGAAGPA from the coding sequence GTGTCGAAACGGTCGAGGAACCGGCGGCGCGACGACGCGTTGACGCGCGTCATCGCGGTCGTCAACGACAAGGGCGGGGTCGGGAAGACGTCGGTGGCGGCGAACCTCGCCGGCCAGTTCGCCGGGGCCGGGTACCGCTGCCTGCTGATCGACCTCAACCGGCAGGCGAACCTCGCCGACGACCTGGGCTTCCGCGGCTCCGACGTCGACGACCGCGGGGCGGGACTGCTCGGCAGCGTCATCGCGGGCACCCCGCTGACCCCGGCGGTCGACGTCCGTCCCGGGCTCGACGTCGTCTGCGGGGGCGCCCGGCTCGAGGATCTGACGCCGGTGATGGTGTCCCGGCTGCAGCACCACGGGCGCGAGGCGTTCCGGGTGCTCGGCGACGTGCTGGCCCCGGTCGCGGTGGACTACGAGCTCGTGTTCGTCGACTGCCCGCCGGAGTCCACGATCCTCACCGACCTCGCGCTGGCGGCGGCGCGGTGGGTGCTGATGCCGACGCGGTCCGACGTCGGCGGCCTGGTCGGGATGACGCTGGTCGCCGACCGGTTCGCGCTGGCCCGGGAGATCAACGCGCGGCTGCGACTGCTCGGCGTGGTCCTGTTCGGCACCGGGACCCGGTCGACCGCCGTGCACGGCGAGGTGCGCTCGGCCGTGGAGAAGGCCTTCGGCGGGAACTCCCCGTGGTTCGAGACGACCATCCGCCACGCCGAGCGCTCGGCGCAGGACGCGCGCCGGCTCGGCAAGCTCGCGCACGAGCTCGAGATCGCCGCGGCGGCCCAACCGGCCTGGTGGGAGGCCCTGCGGATGGACATCACCGCGCCGCGGCTCTCCCCCACCGCTGCCGGGGTGGCCGGGGACTACCGCGCCCTCGGCGTCGAGGTGCTCACCGCCCTGCAGTCGGCGGAGGAGAACGAGCGCGACGACGACCGGCGCGGCGCCGCGGGGCCGGCGTGA
- a CDS encoding PadR family transcriptional regulator produces the protein MSPATAPRPLPEEPDETAVPGPLHGLLAPRRSTVRAVEDVPSPEGNPPDARTAHTTGEPIQEEDTVARSGTRPTRPAETARPPESPGAAPARVPRRRARPARVRDRKDVDLLLLAVASEGVASGREFIDLVRERSAGAFELTERSVYHQLHRLRNDRLIRDTGRGGAGRFVLTSLGERILAARVRDWEAFSRGVDRVLFPGDGQRDR, from the coding sequence GTGAGCCCCGCGACGGCGCCCCGTCCGCTGCCCGAGGAGCCCGACGAGACCGCCGTGCCCGGGCCACTGCACGGGCTGCTGGCACCGCGGCGGTCCACGGTCCGCGCCGTCGAGGACGTCCCCTCGCCGGAGGGGAACCCGCCCGACGCCCGCACTGCCCACACCACCGGCGAACCCATCCAGGAAGAGGACACCGTGGCGCGATCCGGCACCCGCCCCACCCGGCCGGCGGAGACCGCCCGGCCCCCGGAGTCACCGGGCGCCGCCCCGGCCCGGGTCCCCCGCCGCCGCGCCCGCCCGGCGAGGGTCCGCGACCGCAAGGACGTCGACCTGCTGCTGCTCGCCGTCGCGAGCGAGGGCGTGGCGAGCGGCAGGGAGTTCATCGACCTGGTCCGCGAGCGCAGCGCCGGGGCGTTCGAGCTGACCGAGCGCAGCGTCTACCACCAGCTGCACCGGCTGCGGAACGACCGGCTGATCCGCGACACCGGCCGCGGCGGAGCCGGACGCTTCGTCCTCACCTCGCTCGGGGAGCGCATCCTGGCCGCCCGCGTCCGGGACTGGGAGGCGTTCTCCCGCGGCGTCGACCGGGTGCTGTTCCCCGGGGACGGGCAGCGCGACCGCTGA
- a CDS encoding M56 family metallopeptidase, protein MIYAVYLPFVVSLLAAGCAPLIAARFPARIATWTLTAFAVVAAVCGTVSLALLAASHGASGASPNPVPVVVAVAATVLLPLSLLSGAVMLVRRRRALRSVRRAYLGSDAAVIPEGDDPVVEVDTARPLAFSLPGDRRRPGRVVVSRGMVEGLDAAERVVLRAHEWSHLRRGHHRLVTAVRLAAAVNPLLRPVAAAATFAVERWADEDAAAVSQDRRLTASAVGKAALLASAYRTGGHDEEVDTLGVDGAVRVAGVLRVSGALGVSGAITGLRRPGVVPRRVAALLAPPLPSRPWWTAVCVLVMLAVVAAAAEGAYDLGGLLGFWTVG, encoded by the coding sequence ATGATCTACGCCGTCTACCTGCCGTTCGTCGTCTCGCTGCTCGCCGCCGGGTGCGCCCCGCTCATCGCCGCCCGGTTCCCGGCCCGTATCGCGACCTGGACCCTGACCGCGTTCGCGGTGGTCGCGGCCGTGTGCGGCACGGTGAGCCTGGCGCTGCTCGCGGCCAGCCACGGTGCGTCCGGCGCGTCCCCGAACCCGGTACCGGTGGTCGTGGCGGTGGCCGCGACGGTGCTGCTGCCGCTCTCGCTGCTGTCCGGGGCCGTCATGCTCGTCCGGAGACGGCGTGCGCTGCGGTCGGTCCGGCGGGCCTACCTCGGGTCCGACGCCGCGGTGATCCCGGAGGGCGACGATCCGGTCGTCGAGGTGGACACCGCACGCCCGCTGGCCTTCTCGTTGCCGGGCGATCGCCGTCGTCCCGGGCGCGTGGTGGTGTCGCGCGGGATGGTGGAGGGTCTCGACGCGGCCGAGCGCGTGGTGCTGCGGGCACACGAGTGGTCCCACCTGCGCCGCGGACACCACCGGCTGGTGACGGCGGTCCGGCTGGCCGCCGCGGTGAACCCGCTGCTGCGCCCGGTCGCAGCAGCGGCGACGTTCGCGGTGGAGCGGTGGGCCGACGAGGACGCCGCCGCGGTGTCGCAGGACCGCAGACTCACCGCCTCCGCGGTCGGGAAGGCCGCCCTGCTCGCCTCGGCCTACCGGACCGGGGGGCACGACGAGGAGGTCGACACCCTCGGCGTGGACGGCGCGGTGCGGGTCGCGGGGGTGCTCCGGGTGTCCGGTGCGCTGGGCGTGTCCGGCGCGATCACCGGGCTGCGTCGGCCGGGCGTCGTCCCGCGCCGGGTCGCGGCGCTGCTCGCGCCGCCGCTGCCGTCCCGGCCCTGGTGGACGGCGGTCTGCGTGCTGGTGATGCTCGCCGTGGTCGCCGCCGCCGCGGAGGGTGCCTACGACCTCGGCGGACTGCTCGGGTTCTGGACGGTGGGCTGA
- a CDS encoding BlaI/MecI/CopY family transcriptional regulator, giving the protein MADRTGGGAPPPRRRRGQLGDEVWTVLQEAGEPLTAGEVRDRLDQQLAYTTVVTTLARLYAKGVLVRTREGRAHRYAPSTTEAGLAARRMQHALDDHEDRRAVLTHFVSALNGEDEVLLKNLLGEDDPPVSRRGGRRPRDDGR; this is encoded by the coding sequence ATGGCGGACAGGACGGGTGGTGGTGCGCCGCCGCCGCGCCGTCGTCGGGGGCAGCTCGGCGACGAGGTGTGGACGGTCCTGCAGGAGGCCGGGGAGCCGCTCACCGCCGGCGAGGTCCGCGACCGCCTGGACCAGCAGCTCGCCTACACCACCGTCGTCACGACGCTGGCTCGGCTCTACGCGAAGGGCGTCCTGGTCCGGACGCGGGAGGGGCGGGCCCACCGCTACGCACCGAGCACGACCGAGGCCGGCCTGGCGGCGCGCCGCATGCAGCACGCCCTGGACGACCACGAGGACCGCCGTGCGGTGCTGACCCACTTCGTCTCCGCCCTGAACGGCGAGGACGAGGTCCTGCTGAAGAACCTGCTCGGCGAGGACGACCCCCCGGTGTCTCGGCGCGGCGGACGCCGACCCCGGGACGACGGACGATGA
- a CDS encoding DUF4440 domain-containing protein, with translation MTPGSRWTPGPRRSWSGPRARTSPVTPPSVPVMPSGPIAPAPAPRPPAAPEYRTPTELFDSFAAAFAAGNVDRIADCYTAPAYVVTNARTVVFATRTEIVDGFTSARSQYRTSGLTSVGYEMGPETLLSGDLVEVTVRWCHRGQAAGPDDSYRYLLRRVDGSFRIHVAMVMDARPEPGRTASVPAARQSPDARRPVRRT, from the coding sequence ATGACGCCGGGCTCCCGCTGGACGCCCGGGCCGCGCCGCTCCTGGTCCGGACCGCGTGCACGCACCAGCCCGGTGACGCCGCCGTCGGTGCCCGTCATGCCGTCCGGGCCGATCGCCCCGGCGCCGGCGCCCCGGCCTCCGGCCGCGCCCGAGTACCGCACCCCCACCGAGCTGTTCGACAGCTTCGCCGCGGCCTTCGCCGCCGGGAACGTCGACCGCATCGCCGACTGCTACACCGCCCCCGCCTACGTCGTGACGAACGCCCGGACCGTGGTCTTCGCGACCCGCACCGAGATCGTCGACGGCTTCACCTCCGCCCGCTCGCAGTACCGGACGTCCGGCCTGACCTCGGTCGGGTACGAGATGGGGCCCGAGACGCTGCTGAGCGGCGACCTGGTCGAGGTCACGGTGCGGTGGTGTCACCGGGGGCAGGCGGCCGGCCCGGACGACAGCTACCGCTACCTGCTGCGCCGGGTCGACGGGTCGTTCCGGATCCACGTCGCGATGGTCATGGACGCCCGGCCGGAGCCCGGGCGGACCGCCTCGGTGCCGGCCGCGCGGCAGAGTCCCGACGCCCGGCGCCCGGTGCGCCGGACCTGA
- a CDS encoding gas vesicle protein K, which yields MSPREPDVPGGSRFEIDRDSVERDLMKLVLTIVELLRQLMEKQVLRRVDHGDLSDDQIEDLGTALMHLESTMNELTERFGLTAGDLNIELGPLGPLLPRNR from the coding sequence GTGAGCCCCCGCGAGCCGGACGTGCCCGGAGGGTCCCGTTTCGAGATCGACCGGGACTCGGTCGAACGCGATCTCATGAAACTCGTCCTGACGATCGTGGAACTGCTGCGTCAGCTGATGGAGAAACAGGTTCTGCGGCGCGTCGACCACGGTGATCTGTCCGACGACCAGATCGAGGATCTCGGCACCGCACTCATGCATCTGGAATCGACGATGAACGAGCTGACCGAACGGTTCGGACTCACCGCCGGTGACCTGAACATCGAACTCGGACCCCTGGGTCCGTTGTTACCGAGGAATCGATGA
- a CDS encoding gas vesicle protein, with amino-acid sequence MTGPSSGVFGDQEVALVDLLDRLLAGGVVLTGDLTISLAGVDLVRLSLRALLVSIGADESRPPPPGGPGEPGPAALGAGPVVPEVPG; translated from the coding sequence ATGACCGGGCCGTCGTCCGGGGTGTTCGGCGACCAGGAGGTGGCCCTGGTCGACCTGCTCGACCGGCTGCTGGCCGGTGGCGTCGTCCTCACCGGTGACCTGACGATCTCGCTGGCCGGGGTGGACCTGGTCCGGCTGTCGCTGCGGGCGCTGCTCGTCTCGATCGGCGCCGACGAGAGCCGGCCCCCGCCTCCCGGCGGGCCGGGCGAGCCCGGCCCCGCGGCGCTCGGAGCGGGTCCCGTCGTGCCCGAGGTCCCCGGGTGA
- a CDS encoding GvpL/GvpF family gas vesicle protein, translating to MPDHAGPDPVVYVYAVGRDLPDRAPAGLTGVGGRVVRTVAGAGLQALVGDVPREEFSDERLEASLQDLTWLAATARAHHHVVDTVGQVAALVPLALATVFYDEDRVRAVLAERGPEFGRVLDDLDGRAEFGVKVYLPTTPPRAETGDRPTSGAEYLRRRRAAVGDAERVVQTARESALALHDTAAEASVRSRRHRVHDAALTGRTEQMVLNGAYLVDRARSGEWRAAVERATPGDVTVEVTGPWIPYSFVDAGDGPDTVDGAPREDA from the coding sequence GTGCCCGATCACGCCGGGCCGGACCCGGTCGTCTACGTCTACGCCGTGGGCCGGGACCTGCCGGACCGCGCGCCGGCCGGTCTGACCGGCGTCGGCGGCCGTGTCGTGCGCACGGTGGCCGGCGCGGGTCTGCAGGCCCTCGTCGGCGACGTCCCCCGTGAGGAGTTCTCCGACGAGCGGCTGGAGGCGAGCCTGCAGGACCTGACCTGGCTCGCCGCGACCGCCCGCGCCCACCACCACGTGGTGGACACCGTCGGGCAGGTCGCGGCGCTCGTCCCGCTGGCACTCGCGACCGTGTTCTACGACGAGGACCGGGTGCGGGCCGTCCTCGCCGAGCGGGGCCCGGAGTTCGGACGGGTCCTCGACGACCTCGACGGCCGGGCCGAGTTCGGCGTCAAGGTGTACCTGCCCACCACCCCGCCCCGAGCCGAGACCGGCGACCGGCCGACGTCGGGGGCGGAGTACCTGCGCCGCCGGCGGGCGGCGGTCGGGGACGCGGAGCGGGTGGTGCAGACCGCCCGCGAGTCCGCACTCGCCCTGCACGACACGGCGGCCGAGGCGTCGGTGCGCTCGCGGCGGCACCGCGTGCACGACGCCGCCCTGACCGGGCGGACCGAGCAGATGGTGCTCAACGGTGCCTACCTGGTGGACCGGGCCCGCTCGGGCGAGTGGCGGGCCGCGGTCGAGCGGGCGACCCCCGGCGACGTGACGGTGGAGGTCACCGGCCCCTGGATCCCGTACTCGTTCGTCGACGCCGGGGACGGTCCGGACACCGTCGACGGCGCTCCGCGGGAGGACGCATGA
- the gvpO gene encoding gas vesicle protein GvpO, with product MAEGPPRRRPARRRPAADDDGRPRRRGGPADDASAAPERGGEAPRRRPAATSASNGEAPRRRPAGDGAPVRRRASRDGEEPAPRPRRRRPAEPEAEPPAPEPVEEEPVEDSFDEEEADDADDADLAEDDEPDDEPDDGEDVEPEPEVEEEPPPRPKRMGARAVARAAVEQIVEMTGKTPEGVTSVSRNDDGWLVGVEVVETERIPNSADVLAIYDAELDDEGELMSYRRVRRYTRGRGDDE from the coding sequence ATGGCTGAGGGCCCGCCCCGTCGGCGTCCGGCCCGGCGCCGGCCCGCCGCCGACGACGACGGGCGCCCCCGTCGTCGCGGCGGGCCGGCGGACGACGCCTCGGCGGCACCCGAGCGTGGCGGCGAGGCTCCTCGCCGCCGCCCGGCGGCAACGAGCGCGAGCAACGGTGAGGCCCCTCGCCGGCGTCCGGCCGGGGACGGCGCTCCGGTGCGCCGGCGCGCGTCCCGCGACGGGGAGGAGCCGGCGCCGCGGCCACGCCGTCGGCGTCCGGCTGAGCCCGAGGCCGAGCCGCCGGCGCCGGAGCCGGTCGAGGAGGAGCCGGTCGAGGACTCCTTCGACGAGGAGGAGGCCGACGACGCCGACGACGCGGACCTCGCCGAGGACGACGAGCCGGACGACGAGCCCGACGACGGGGAGGACGTCGAACCGGAGCCGGAGGTCGAGGAGGAACCACCACCGCGGCCGAAGCGGATGGGTGCCCGCGCGGTGGCGCGGGCGGCCGTCGAGCAGATCGTCGAGATGACCGGCAAGACGCCCGAGGGCGTGACCTCGGTATCGCGCAACGACGACGGATGGCTGGTGGGCGTCGAGGTGGTGGAGACCGAGCGCATCCCGAACTCCGCCGACGTCCTGGCCATCTACGACGCCGAGCTCGACGACGAGGGCGAGCTCATGTCCTACCGCCGCGTCCGGCGCTACACCCGCGGGCGCGGGGACGACGAATGA
- a CDS encoding gas vesicle protein GvpG translates to MGLFSGLLGLPLAPLKGVVWIAEKLGSEADRQMNDPAVLRAKIDEVERAFERGEIGEAERDEQQEELLGRLVGRRGGDGDG, encoded by the coding sequence GTGGGGCTGTTCAGTGGCCTGCTCGGACTTCCGCTGGCGCCGCTGAAGGGTGTCGTCTGGATCGCCGAGAAGCTGGGGTCGGAGGCGGACCGCCAGATGAACGACCCGGCGGTGCTCCGGGCGAAGATCGACGAGGTGGAGCGGGCGTTCGAGCGCGGCGAGATCGGCGAGGCCGAACGCGACGAGCAGCAGGAGGAGCTGCTCGGGCGCCTGGTCGGACGCCGAGGAGGAGACGGGGATGGCTGA
- a CDS encoding GvpL/GvpF family gas vesicle protein, with the protein MSKGTKTRTATYVYAVVAADVDIPEGLEPVGEEPGELEVLDHRRLAAVVSDVPVDKPLGRRRDLMAHERVVNAIAEEMTVLPMRFGGVVENDQAVIDELLEENHDYFVWALEQLEGCVQFVLHGRYDQDQLLGAMLQGDAEMAQLSESIRGQDPDATYYDRIKLGERIASELERLRGVDADAAQDRISPFAVAVVVKEAGGEDGAVNLSALVRRDHRSEFEQAVDALGDEWGDRVALRLIGPVAPFDFLPEPVDEDGS; encoded by the coding sequence ATGAGCAAGGGCACGAAGACGAGGACCGCGACGTACGTCTACGCCGTCGTCGCGGCCGATGTGGACATTCCCGAAGGGCTCGAGCCGGTCGGTGAGGAGCCCGGTGAGCTGGAGGTCCTCGACCACCGCCGTCTCGCCGCGGTGGTCAGTGACGTCCCGGTCGACAAGCCGCTGGGCCGTCGCCGGGACCTGATGGCCCACGAGCGCGTCGTCAACGCCATCGCCGAGGAGATGACGGTGCTGCCGATGCGGTTCGGCGGGGTCGTCGAGAACGACCAGGCCGTCATCGACGAGCTGCTGGAGGAGAACCACGACTACTTCGTCTGGGCGCTCGAACAGCTCGAGGGCTGCGTGCAGTTCGTCCTGCACGGCCGCTACGACCAGGACCAGCTGCTCGGCGCGATGCTGCAGGGCGACGCGGAGATGGCGCAGCTGAGCGAGTCGATCCGCGGGCAGGACCCCGACGCCACCTACTACGACCGGATCAAGCTGGGCGAGCGGATCGCCTCCGAGCTGGAACGCCTGCGCGGGGTCGACGCGGACGCGGCGCAGGACCGGATCTCGCCGTTCGCGGTCGCGGTCGTGGTGAAGGAGGCCGGCGGCGAGGACGGCGCGGTGAACCTGTCGGCACTCGTGCGTCGCGACCACCGGTCGGAGTTCGAGCAGGCGGTCGACGCGCTGGGCGACGAGTGGGGTGACCGGGTCGCGCTGCGGCTGATCGGCCCGGTCGCGCCGTTCGACTTCCTCCCGGAGCCGGTGGACGAGGACGGTTCCTGA
- the gvpJ gene encoding gas vesicle protein GvpJ: MTVSQRQGGSRVDRAPQGDLAQVIDLILDKGLVIDIFVKVSLVGIELVTIDARIVIASVDTYLRFAEATNRLDLHQKGGKSLTEAIGGMTESATHGGAKGTTKGVIEAGKEKFDDYREERKQEKRRS, encoded by the coding sequence GTGACCGTCAGTCAGCGTCAAGGCGGAAGCAGGGTCGATCGGGCACCCCAGGGCGACCTGGCCCAGGTGATCGACCTGATCCTGGACAAGGGCCTGGTCATCGACATCTTCGTGAAGGTGTCGCTGGTCGGGATCGAGCTGGTCACGATCGACGCGCGGATCGTCATCGCGAGCGTCGACACCTATCTGCGGTTCGCGGAGGCGACGAACCGGCTCGACCTGCACCAGAAGGGTGGCAAGTCCCTGACCGAGGCGATCGGGGGGATGACCGAGAGCGCCACCCACGGTGGGGCCAAGGGCACGACGAAGGGCGTGATCGAGGCGGGCAAGGAGAAGTTCGACGACTACCGGGAAGAGCGCAAGCAGGAGAAGCGTCGGTCATGA
- a CDS encoding SRPBCC family protein encodes MADSDGGNASLLDNLPTDRLREAAQSLLKTLTDKAVSAALDQVDGLTGRLTDVAENGGVGLQSALSGGKEAAEGGNPVTGAIKGGLSAVKDKAMSAVGLGGGDDDGDGDGDGGSGGGSGGGGRGKFKFMNIVEELDIGVPVRVAYDQWTQYADFPTFMKKVHSVEQESDEKTNWKAQVFWSKRTWSATTIEQIPDTHIIWRSQGAKGYVNGIVSFHELAPSLTKVLLVMEYYPVGLFEKTGNIWRAVGRRARLEFKHYRRHVMVETLVNQEELEGWRGEIRDSEVVKTHEEAIAEEQAEADGEYEEYDDEEPEDGYDVEDEADADEDSDDEADEDYDVDDEADESDEELDDDAEHEAPEGAVAEDDADEEPADEAVSDESGDDEPEDEGRPVGRRAQRRSRQPARA; translated from the coding sequence ATGGCTGACTCCGACGGGGGGAACGCCTCGCTGCTGGACAACCTGCCGACCGACCGTCTCCGGGAGGCCGCGCAGTCGCTGCTCAAGACGCTGACGGACAAGGCGGTCAGCGCCGCGCTCGACCAGGTCGACGGCCTCACCGGGCGGCTGACCGACGTCGCGGAGAACGGCGGCGTCGGCCTGCAGTCGGCGCTGAGCGGAGGCAAGGAGGCCGCCGAAGGAGGTAACCCGGTGACCGGTGCGATCAAGGGCGGCCTGTCCGCGGTGAAGGACAAGGCGATGAGCGCCGTCGGCCTCGGCGGTGGTGACGACGACGGTGACGGCGACGGCGACGGGGGGAGTGGCGGGGGCTCCGGCGGCGGTGGCCGCGGCAAGTTCAAGTTCATGAACATCGTCGAGGAGCTCGACATCGGCGTGCCCGTCCGCGTCGCCTACGACCAGTGGACCCAGTACGCCGACTTCCCGACGTTCATGAAGAAGGTCCACAGCGTCGAGCAGGAGTCGGACGAGAAGACCAACTGGAAGGCCCAGGTGTTCTGGTCGAAGCGCACCTGGAGCGCGACGACCATCGAGCAGATCCCCGACACCCACATCATCTGGCGCTCGCAGGGTGCCAAGGGCTACGTCAACGGCATCGTCTCCTTCCACGAGCTCGCGCCCAGCCTGACCAAGGTCCTGCTGGTGATGGAGTACTACCCGGTCGGGCTGTTCGAGAAGACCGGCAACATCTGGCGCGCCGTCGGCCGTCGTGCCCGCCTCGAGTTCAAGCACTACCGCCGCCACGTGATGGTGGAGACGCTGGTCAACCAGGAGGAGCTCGAGGGCTGGCGCGGCGAGATCCGGGACAGCGAGGTCGTCAAGACCCACGAGGAGGCCATCGCCGAGGAACAGGCGGAGGCCGACGGCGAGTACGAGGAGTACGACGACGAGGAGCCCGAGGACGGCTACGACGTCGAGGACGAGGCGGACGCCGACGAGGACTCCGACGACGAGGCCGACGAGGACTACGACGTCGACGACGAGGCGGACGAGTCCGACGAGGAGCTCGACGACGACGCCGAGCACGAGGCGCCCGAGGGTGCCGTCGCCGAGGACGACGCCGACGAGGAGCCCGCCGACGAGGCCGTTTCCGACGAGTCCGGGGACGACGAGCCCGAGGACGAGGGACGTCCGGTGGGCAGGCGCGCCCAGCGCCGTTCGCGGCAGCCCGCCCGCGCCTGA
- a CDS encoding CsbD family protein: MPKSEKAKKKPQEIKGKAEQVAGKVTGNKKLMAKGKADETEAKASGSLKQGAKKVKGGNGPR; encoded by the coding sequence GTGCCGAAGAGTGAGAAAGCCAAGAAGAAACCCCAGGAGATCAAGGGGAAAGCCGAGCAGGTCGCCGGAAAGGTGACCGGCAACAAGAAGCTCATGGCCAAGGGGAAGGCCGACGAGACCGAGGCGAAGGCCTCGGGATCGCTCAAGCAGGGAGCCAAGAAGGTCAAGGGCGGGAACGGGCCACGATGA